The following are encoded together in the Drosophila takahashii strain IR98-3 E-12201 chromosome X, DtakHiC1v2, whole genome shotgun sequence genome:
- the LOC108054552 gene encoding tenascin, which yields MQAMHSWILILLAGLPAVFRAEDLLELSCTSDAQCAQFERGRCVDLTCVCTARGSGERVACAPLEEKVTNIIGGPCPCPMPDALCHVKWQQCLCAQGFVPSEDRRRCLPAVVPLGGACEFQRQCQLAERFSSCSARQCLCPANFELHKGHCLAVLQSKCTLDKDCGSCGASICLTKLGKCGCAAHFVHNHNMTKCIGGSGFGESCEHSSPCKIHLGPGGRCLDHLCVCGASYYPKMSKEEQEDQEQEKQRITCQPIVPFGALCHHDGDCRMQRISQENLTVPAASMVCKYGECSCSETHRLEDNRCIFVESGALGKRLLLPLLLLQFTMILY from the exons ATGCAGGCGATGCACAGCTGGATCCTAATTCTGCTGGCTGGACTTCCGGCTGTTTTCCGGGCGGAGGACCTGCTGGAGCTGTCCTGCACCTCGGACGCCCAGTGCGCCCAGTTCGAAAGGGGTCGCTGCGTGGACCTCACCTGCGTCTGCACGGCACGTGGCTCCGGCGAGCGGGTGGCCTGTGCGCCACTGGAGGAGAAGGTGACCAACATCATCGGCGGCCCCTGTCCGTGTCCCATGCCGGACGCCCTGTGCCACGTGAAGTGGCAGCAGTGCCTCTGCGCCCAGGGCTTCGTGCCCAGCGAGGATCGGCGCCGCTGCCTGCCGGCGGTCGTCCCGCTGGGCGGCGCCTGCGAGTTCCAGCGGCAGTGCCAGCTGGCCGAGCGCTTCAGCTCCTGCTCCGCCCGCCAGTGCCTCTGTCCCGCCAACTTCGAGCTCCACAAGGGCCACTGCCTGGCCGTATTGC AATCCAAATGCACCTTGGACAAGGACTGTGGCAGCTGTGGCGCCTCGATTTGCCTCACGAAGTTGGGCAAATGCGGCTGTGCGGCGCACTTTGTGCACAACCACAACATGACCAAGTGCATCGGTGGCTCCGGATTCGGCGAGAGCTGCGAGCACAGTTCGCCATGCAAGATTCACCTGGGCCCGGGTGGCCGCTGCCTGGATCATCTCTGCGTCTGTGGGGCCTCCTACTATCCTAAAATGTccaaggaggagcaggaggatcaGGAGCAGGAGAAGCAGCGCATCACCTGCCAACCCATCGTGCCCTTTGGCGCCCTCTGTCACCACGATGGCGACTGCCGGATGCAGCGAATCTCCCAGGAGAATCTCACAGTTCCAGCTGCCTCAATGGTCTGCAAATACGGCGAATGCAGCTGCAGCGAAACCCATCGACTGGAGGACAACAGGTGCATCTTCGTGGAGAGTGGCGCCCTGGGAAAGCGACTCCTATTAccccttctccttctccagtTTACAATGATTCTTTATTAG
- the mRpL38 gene encoding large ribosomal subunit protein mL38 has translation MSFGNLLMKSGLNPGVRGAQAGVLVAATRQGHTIRGKAPGVARTLEQRVQEETARDPEVLARVNIGFPQLRDSRSAQLKTRLEHLKAQRSSKQLEQLARSNKLIIDLEQVQRTYVKTTGQHDLRLLADHYGIFEHLFGSAYFVPRVPLSIAHQLAGDRLAPVYNGNVIKPAEASRAPQISFDGRVDPITGQEAATPSYWTLVASNPDAHYTNGQAECLHWFIGNIPNGQVNEGQVLAEYLPPFPPRGVGYQRMVFVLYKQQERLDLSQYQLAKEDFSNLEKRSFSTLDFYRQHQEQLTPAGLAFYQTNWDESLTQFYHDVLKRKEPVYEYDFPKPYLADQKFFPLKQPFNLYMDKHRDQKQLNKEYLERKLAKTHPFEGPEKPLRFPNAHAIRDVPSWLKTEIRKQRLGTGRVQDY, from the exons ATGTCGTTTGGTAATTTATTAATGAAAAGCGGCCTAAATCCGGGCGTGCGCGGTGCCCAGGCGGGCGTCCTGGTGGCGGCCACCCGGCAAGGACACACGATCCGCGGCAAGGCGCCCGGCGTGGCCAGAACGCTGGAACAGCGGGTGCAAG AGGAGACTGCCAGGGATCCCGAGGTGTTGGCCCGCGTTAACATCGGTTTCCCGCAGCTGAGGGATTCCCGCTCGGCGCAGCTGAAGacgcgactggagcatttgaaGGCGCAGCGGAGCAGCAAGCAACTGGAGCAGCTGGCGAGGAGCAATAAGT TAATCATCGACCTGGAGCAGGTGCAGCGCACGTATGTCAAGACCACCGGGCAGCACGATCTACGCCTGCTGGCCGATCACTACGGCATCTTCGAGCATCTCTTCGGCAGCGCCTACTTTGTGCCCCGCGTGCCGCTGAGCATTGCCCACCAGCTGGCGGGCGACCGGCTGGCGCCCGTCTACAATGGCAACGTGATCAAGCCGGCGGAGGCCTCCCGGGCGCCGCAGATCAGCTTCGATGGTCGGGTGGATCCCATTACGGGTCAGGAGGCAGCTACTCCTAGCTACTGGACCCTCGTGGCCAGCAATCCCGATGCCCACTACACAAATGGCCAGGCCGAGTGCCTCCATTGGTTCAT AGGAAACATACCCAATGGCCAGGTGAACGAAGGCCAGGTGCTCGCCGAGTATCTGCCGCCGTTCCCGCCACGCGGCGTTGGCTACCAGCGCATGGTCTTTGTGCTCTACAAGCAGCAGGAGCGCCTGGATCTGAGCCAGTATCAGTTGGCCAAGGAGGACTTTAGCAACCTGGAGAAGCGCAGCTTCAGCACCTTGGACTTTTATCGCCAGCACCAGGAGCAACTGACGCCCGCGGGCCTGGCCTTTTATCAGACCAACTGGGACGAGTCGCTGACGCAGTTCTACCACGATGTTTTGA AACGCAAGGAACCCGTCTACGAGTACGACTTCCCCAAGCCCTATTTGGCCGACCAGAAGTTCTTCCCGCTGAAGCAGCCCTTCAATCTGTACATGGACAAGCACCGCGACCAAAAGCAGCTGAATAAGGAGTACCTGGAGCGCAAGCTGGCCAAAACGCATCCCTTTGAAGGGCCGGAAAAGCCGCTGCGCTTTCCCAATGCCCATGCCATACGCGATGTGCCCTCCTGGCTGAAAACTGAGATTAGGAAGCAGCGTTTGGGCACTGGACGAGTGCAGGATTACTAG